A window from Podospora bellae-mahoneyi strain CBS 112042 chromosome 1 map unlocalized CBS112042p_1, whole genome shotgun sequence encodes these proteins:
- a CDS encoding uncharacterized protein (EggNog:ENOG503P1ZJ; COG:Q) yields MSTTAISFRLPKAASQGFQNASAYDTHRPSYPQEAVTSLLSALGLLGKQNTKILEIAAGTGKFTELLANREEGFNVIAVEPHGDMRGQLAGKGLKGVDVRDGHAGRLAVEDEEWADGYIAAQSFHWFANEETLKEAHRVLKKGRGLGAIWNIEDYNKPREWKATTTWEEKLNSWIYSISSDGQPRFRDGQWRGALENQQLFALPLSEETVKWTVWLSEGALWSRINTLSQVAILEGSEREAAVRVFKEALQSPDVERNEKGEIALHGVTYFVWTKKLDS; encoded by the exons ATGTCCACCACTGCTATCTCGTTCCGGCTCCCCAAAGCTGCGAGCCAAGGCTTCCAGAACGCTTCTGCTTACGACACCCACCGGCCCTCATACCCTCAAGAAGCCGTCACTTCGTTACTTTCCGCGCTAGGACTGCTGGGCAAGCAAAATACCAAAATCCTCGAGATTGCCGCTGGCACGGGGAAGTTCACCGAGCTGCTTGCCAACCGAGAGGAGGGATTCAACGTGATAGCCGTTGAGCCCCACGGGGACATGAGGGGTCAACTCGCTGGGAAGGGGCTAAAGGGTGTCGATGTGAGGGATGGTCATGCGGGAaggttggcggtggaggatgaggagtgggCGGATGGGTATATTGCTGCGCAGAGCTTTCATTG GTTCGCAAATGAGGAGACGTTGAAGGAAGCTCATCGAGTCTTAAAAAAGGGTCGAGGGTTAGGTGCGATTTGGAATATTGAAGATT ACAACAAACCCCGTGAGTGGAAGGCAACGACTACGTGGGAGGAGAAACTGAACTCATG GATTTATTCTATATCATCCGACGGCCAGCCTCGTTTCCGCGATGGCCAATGGAGAGGTGCCTTGGAGAACCAACAACTATTCGCGCTTCCACTTAGTGAGGAAACCGTGAAATGGACGGTGTGGCTGTCGGAGGGTGCGCTTTGGTCTCGTATCAACACTCTCAGCCAGGTGGCGATACTGGAAGGGTCAGAGAGAGAGGCGGCTGTCAGGGTGTTCAAGGAGGCGCTTCAATCACCAGATGTTGAGAGGAACGAGAAGGGAGAGATTGCTCTTCATGGCGTTACCTACTTTGTGTGgaccaagaagctcgacTCTTGA
- a CDS encoding uncharacterized protein (EggNog:ENOG503P2JN; COG:O): MFSRSFYGADPSFTPLFRLLDDFDNYSREVQGNGNDNHQNGSRNSRRAIRTFTPKFDISESADAYELHGELPGIAREDLSIEFTDPQTIVIKGKVERTRTAGTPPAGLLENNGQASKAITESGEDQHPSHKVTVEDEKPEDEKATSTTTVAKTGENKEAATHHKNKQPETKFWLQERSIGEFSRTFSFPSRVELDGVKAGLDNGILTVVVPKAKKPQVHKVPIC; encoded by the coding sequence ATGTTCTCCCGCAGCTTCTACGGTGCCGACCCCAGCTTCACTcccctcttccgcctccttgACGACTTTGACAACTACTCGCGCGAAGTCCAAGGTAACGgcaacgacaaccaccagAACGGATCCCGCAACTCTCGCCGCGCCATTCgcaccttcacccccaaGTTCGACATCAGCGAGTCGGCCGATGCCTACGAGCTCCACGGCGAGCTCCCTGGCATTGCCCGCGAGGACCTCAGCATCGAGTTTACCGACCCCCAGACCATTGTGATCAAGGGCAAGGTGGAGAGAACCCGCACCGCCGGAACCCCTCCCGCGGGTCTCCTTGAGAACAACGGCCAAGCCAGCAAGGCCATCACCGAGAGCGGCGAGGACCAGCACCCTTCTCACAAGGTCAccgtcgaggatgagaagcccgaggacgagaaggccaccagcaccaccaccgtggCCAAGACCGGCGAGAACAAGGAGGCTGCCACCCACCACAAGAACAAGCAGCCTGAGACCAAGTTCTGGCTCCAGGAGCGCTCGATCGGCGAGTTTAGCCGCACTTTCAGCTTCCCCAGCCGGGTCGAGCTCGACGGTGTCAAGGCTGGCCTCGACAATGGCATCTTGACTGTTGTGGTGCCCAAGGCGAAGAAGCCTCAGGTCCACAAGGTTCCGATCTGCTAG
- the LSM6 gene encoding U4/U6-U5 snRNP complex subunit lsm6 (COG:A; EggNog:ENOG503P6ZD) yields MENGAITQGEGKDPSGWLSEIIGHPVTVKLNSGVVYKGELQSVDGYMNIALEKTEEYVNGAKRRSYGDAFVRGNNVMYIAAD; encoded by the exons ATGGAGAACGGCGCTATAACTCAGGGAGAGGGCAAAGACCCATCAGGCTGGCTCAGCGAAATCATTGGACATCCTGTCACAGTCAAGCTTAACTCAGGTGTTGTTTACAAGG GGGAGCTGCAGTCTGTGGATGGATACATGAACATTGCCCTGGAAAAGACCGAGGAGTATGTTAATGGCGCCAAGCGAAGAAGCTACGGCGACGCCTTTGTCAGAGGCAATAATG TCATGTATATCGCTGCCGATTAA
- a CDS encoding uncharacterized protein (COG:A; COG:T; EggNog:ENOG503NY3C), whose amino-acid sequence MGDTPLQHGAPTEFLGKDAPPGTLSVSSSSLGPGHIAAEHPSVYPSTRPQQQPDAGSQHAFATQLEMTHQQRTGGFDMNSMANALPQQAYRPGPYGQSPQRYNAPGISSPGTAPQIPVSQYGAPNAMGPAAPSPQYYIPQPHMAAQYYPTPLPPQQPMGANMPPRGDVNYYGSHVVVNQQHHPGAHYYYPPTAHFAGQSPHVATQLMHGQYAQSNLHHLDAGAQHPHLNNQGVPIHSPAHHGTPSTESRQNNVVRGPPRKPRQSGHAIWIGNLPPQTELMSLVHHVCKEADGLESLFLISKSNCAFANFKDEQSCIAAQRKLHDSKFMTVRLVSRLRKSTVEGPAGITAPTGPAISSTPTVTAAQEQAATIGADSDETKTPASSTPAAAADSSVTSPKVESGSSQKDRFFVLKSLTVEDLELSVRTNIWATQSHNEETLNNAFKDSDNVYLVFSANKSGEYFGYARMTSPINDDPAAAIEFAPKAQSSADVDLPKAIATEATEFAPKGRIIDDSARGTIFWEADRGDQTPDGGQDEESGGSVGGDGGSVQGVEQENGVGAESKAWGKPFRLEWLSTARLPFYKTRGLRNPWNSNREVKIARDGTELEPSVGRRLIGLFNRIQSPAMPIIPGMGPGPVPVHVPVSTAGIPLAAGGYPMPPNVLMR is encoded by the exons ATGGGAGATACACCACTCCAGCACGGCGCTCCAACAGAGTTCCTCGGAAAAGACGCCCCTCCGGGAACGCTTTCGGTCTCATCCTCAAGTCTCGGGCCGGGTCACATCGCTGCTGAGCATCCGTCCGTGTACCCCTCGACAcgccctcagcagcaaccagacGCCGGATCGCAACATGCCTTTGCAACTCAACTCGAAATGACGCATCAACAAAGAACCGGGGGCTTCGATATGAACAGCATGGCCAACGCCCTGCCCCAGCAGGCATACCGACCGGGCCCTTACGGACAAAGCCCACAGAGATATAACGCGCCTGGAATATCATCCCCCGGAACGGCGCCTCAAATCCCTGTCTCTCAATATGGGGCACCGAACGCTATGGGACCGGccgccccttctccccagtATTACATACCACAACCGCATATGGCGGCGCAGTACTACCCGACTCCCCtacccccccagcagccaatGGGTGCTAACATGCCACCTCGGGGAGATGTGAACTACTATGGTAGCCATGTTGTTGTgaaccaacaacatcacccaGGCGCACACTACTATTACCCACCGACCGCACACTTTGCTGGGCAGTCGCCGCATGTAGCAACACAGCTCATGCATGGACAGTATGCGCAATCGAATCTGCACCACCTCGATGCTGGTGCGCAACACCCGCATCTCAACAATCAAGGGGTTCCCATCCATTCCCCGGCCCATCATGGAACGC CCTCGACAGAAAGCCGTCAAAATAATGTTGTTCGCGGTCCTCCCCGAAAGCCGCGCCAGAGTG GCCACGCCATATGGATCGGCAACCTACCTCCTCAGACAGAGCTCATGAGCTTGGTTCATCACGTCTGCAAGGAAGCTGATGGACTGGAGTCACTGTTCCTCATCTCGAAAAGTAACTGCGCGTTCGCGAACTTCAAGGACGAACAGTCATGCATCGCGGCGCAACGAAAACTCCACGACTCCAAATTCATGACTGTCAGACTGGTCAGCCGGTTGCGAAAAAGCACGGTAGAAGGACCTGCCGGTATCACGGCACCGACAGGGCCGGCTATCTCGTCAACGCCGACGGTAACAGCGGCTCAGGAACAAGCTGCTACTATTGGAGCCGATTCGGATGAAACAAAAACTCCCGCTTCTTCGACGCCGGCGGCCGCTGCCGATTCGAGTGTAACAAGCCCCAAGGTGGAAAGCGGTTCTTCTCAGAAGGACAGGTTCTTTGTTCTCAAGAGTCTGACggtggaggacttggagcTGAGTGTCAGAACGAATATATGGGCGACTCAGTCGCATAACGAAGAGACCCTCAACAATGCCTTTAAA GACTCGGACAACGTCTATCTCGTGTTCTCTGCAAACAAATCTGGCGAATACTTTGGCTACGCCCGCATGACATCTCCCATCAACGACGACCCCGCAGCAGCGATAGAATTTGCACCCAAGGCACAGTCCTCGGCTGATGTTGACCTTCCCAAGGCCATAGCCACCGAAGCCACCGAATTCGCGCCCAAGGGCCGGATTATCGATGACTCTGCCCGCGGCACCATTTTTTGGGAGGCAGACCGCGGAGACCAGACGCCTGATGGCGGGCAAGATGAGGAATCCGGTGGGTCGGTCGGTGGGGACGGTGGAAGTGTCCAAGGTGTTGAACAAGAGAatggggttggtgctgaGTCTAAAGCATGGGGGAAGCCGTTCCGACTGGAGTGGCTGTCAACGGCGAGGCTTCCGTTTTATAAGACTAGGGGACTTAGAAATCCCTGGAACTCCAACAGGGAGGTCAAGATTGCCAGAGACGGAACAGAGCTGGAGCCCTCAGTTGGAAGGAGGCTGATTGGGTTGTTCAACAGGATACAGAGTCCGGCCATGCCTATCATTCCAGGAATGGGGCCAGGGCCAGTGCCTGTGCATGTCCCTGTGTCAACGGCCGGAATCCCGCTGGCAGCCGGTGGCTACCCCATGCCGCCGAAtgtgttgatgaggtga